Proteins encoded together in one Lathamus discolor isolate bLatDis1 chromosome 3, bLatDis1.hap1, whole genome shotgun sequence window:
- the TLCD4 gene encoding TLC domain-containing protein 4, translating into MASFSNLTIGIIVASFTVFQFLFHVLSSWVSTRITPGFNNLSQKRKIEWNSRTVSTFHALVVGGFCLYILVYDDAVNADRLWGDPSIVKLNIAITTGYLISDLLLIIYYWKAIGDKYFVIHHLAALYAYYFVLSKGLLAYFGNFRLLAEFSTPFVNQRWFFEILGYPKSSKANIINGLLMTVVFFVVRIAVMPVYYSHVISSFGTEAFHRLGFAAQSAWIISSVVLDVMNVMWMVKIAKGCYRVICLIGREEVKTHRNGKSD; encoded by the exons ATGGCTTCCTTCAGCAACTTGACTATTGGCATTATTGTTGCCAGttttactgtatttcagttCCTGTTCCATGTTTTAAGTTCTTGGGTGTCAACACGAATAACACCTGGTTTTAACAATCTCAGCCAAAAAAGGAAGATCGAATGGAATTCAAG GACAGTGTCCACATTCCACGCCTTGGTGGTTGGTGGCTTTTGCCTCTATATTTTGGTATACGATGACGCCGTTAACGCTGACCGTCTCTG GGGTGACCCTTCAATTGTGAAACTGAATATTGCTATTACCACAGGCTACCTCATTTCTG ATTTGTTGCTTATTATTTACTACTGGAAGGCAATTGGTGACAAGTATTTTGTAATACATCACTTGGCAGCTCTGTATGCTTACTATTTTGTACTG AGCAAAGGTCTGCTGGCTTACTTTGGAAACTTCCGTCTGCTTGCAGAGTTCTCCACTCCTTTTGTCAATCAGCG gtgGTTCTTCGAAATACTGGGATATCCCAAATCTTCCAAGGCCAACATCATCAATGGTTTGCTGATGACAGTTGTGTTCTTCGTGGTGAGGATTGCCGTCATGCCTGTGTATTACAGCCATGTCATTTCCTCCTTTGGAACAGAGGCTTTCCACAGATTAGGATTTGCAGCCCAGAGCGCCTGGATTATCTCAAGTGTTGTCTTGGATGTTATGAACGTGATGTGGATGGTCAAAATTGCAAAAGGATGCTACAGAGTCATCTGTCTTATAGGACGGGAGGAAGTCAAAACTCACAGAAATGGCAAATCTGACTag
- the LOC136012395 gene encoding holocytochrome c-type synthase, with protein sequence MGLSASSPADAAQSPSASKQHHTASLPSKCPMHQKMSGCPMHMKTPDHRTENAEDVPAHQERAYEYVACPVTGASQMNDDIDPSNMMPPPNQQPSPGQPFPLSTVREESSIPRAHSDKKWVYPSEQMFWNAMLRKGWRWKDDDITGEDMTNIIKIHNQNNEQAWKEILKWEALHAMECPCGPSLMRFGGKAKEYSPRARIRSWMGYELPFDRHDWIVDRCGKEVRYVIDYYDGGAVDKNYQFTILDVRPAFDSLSAVWDRMKVAWWRWTS encoded by the exons ATGGGTTTGTCTGCATCCTCCCCGGCTGATGCGGCTCAGTCACCAAGTGCATCCAAGCAGCATCACACGGCCTCGCTGCCTTCAAAATGTCCGATGCATCAGAAGATGAGTG ggTGTCCAATGCACATGAAGACTCCTGATCATAGAACTGAGAACGCAGAAGATGTTCCTGCACATCAAGAAAGAGCATATGAATATGTAGCGTGTCCAGTGACTGGTGCATCTCAGATGAACGATGACATAGATCCTAGCAATATG ATGCCTCCTCCTAATCAGCAGCCATCCCCAGGTCAACCCTTTCCATTGTCAACTGTTAGAGAAGAATCTTCCATTCCCAGAGCACATTCTGACAAGAAATGGGTCTACCCTTCAGAGCAAATGTTCTGGAATGCTATGCTAAGAAAAGG GTGGAGGTGGAAAGATGATGACATAACAGGTGAAGACATGACCAACATTATTAAGATTCACAACCAAAATAATGAGCAAGCCTGGAAGGAGATTCTGAAGTGGGAAGCTCTCCATGCTAT GGAATGTCCATGTGGACCATCACTGATGCGGTTTGGAGGCAAAGCAAAGGAGTATTCACCAAGAGCCAGAATACGTTCATGGATGGG ATATGAACTTCCCTTCGACAGGCATGATTGGATTGTTGACCGATGTGGAAAGGAAGTGCGATACGTTATTGATTACTATGATGGTGGAGCAGTAGACAAGAACTACCAGTTCACTATCCTGGATGTTCGCCCTGCCTTTGACTCCCTCTCAGCTGTATGGGACAGAATGAAGGTAGCTTGGTGGCGGTGGACTTCCTAA